One genomic segment of Candidatus Dormiibacterota bacterium includes these proteins:
- a CDS encoding type II toxin-antitoxin system prevent-host-death family antitoxin: MNRIGVRDAKERLSKLLRDVRRGREWIITDRGVPVAKLLPVRENRETLGERIGRLEESGALEALARSVRPLPPPLPVEPGLAQRWLQEDRSAM, translated from the coding sequence ATGAACAGAATCGGTGTGCGGGATGCGAAGGAGCGATTAAGCAAGCTCCTGCGAGACGTGCGACGGGGACGCGAGTGGATCATCACCGACCGCGGCGTCCCCGTTGCAAAGCTCCTGCCCGTACGCGAGAACCGGGAGACGCTCGGCGAACGTATTGGGCGTCTCGAAGAGAGCGGTGCCTTGGAGGCGCTCGCGCGTTCCGTGCGTCCGCTGCCGCCGCCGCTACCGGTCGAGCCCGGCCTCGCGCAAAGATGGCTTCAAGAAGACCGATCGGCCATGTGA